From a single Corynebacterium kroppenstedtii DSM 44385 genomic region:
- a CDS encoding phosphatidylinositol mannoside acyltransferase, producing the protein MTRHFGLSKEDLIAESYVWAWKGITRIPAPVARKLFMLGADIASHRGKQPARLRSNLAKVTGLTDDRELDVVVRNAMRSYARYWMEAFRLPSIIHSSSLDSLVDTIESGIQGVDLFDKSYRQGRGVILALPHSGNWDMAGLWLAQRYGTFSTVAERLKPEKLFDAFVNYREELGFTVFPLTGGSQKPMDGLRETLESGGVVALLGERDLSHHGVSVDFFGSRTTMPVGAVRLAQETGAALHGVHCWFTPEGWGHSVGEPLNTDKPIPEVVQDLAKVFEKNISEHPEDWHMLQRIWNED; encoded by the coding sequence GTGACACGACACTTCGGCTTATCCAAAGAGGATCTTATCGCGGAGTCGTACGTGTGGGCCTGGAAAGGAATCACCCGAATTCCCGCCCCCGTCGCGCGGAAATTATTCATGCTCGGTGCCGATATTGCTTCCCACAGGGGAAAACAACCGGCGAGGTTACGGTCTAACCTTGCCAAGGTGACCGGTCTCACGGATGACCGAGAGCTTGATGTGGTGGTGCGGAACGCGATGAGATCATATGCCCGATATTGGATGGAAGCTTTCCGCTTGCCGTCCATCATTCACTCATCGTCCCTGGACTCACTTGTGGATACAATTGAGTCGGGTATCCAGGGCGTGGACTTGTTTGATAAGTCATATCGCCAGGGGCGGGGAGTGATTCTCGCTCTGCCACACAGTGGGAATTGGGATATGGCTGGGCTGTGGCTTGCTCAGCGCTACGGGACGTTTTCTACTGTGGCAGAACGGCTCAAGCCGGAGAAACTGTTCGATGCATTCGTGAACTATCGCGAAGAACTCGGTTTTACCGTGTTCCCGCTCACCGGTGGTTCACAAAAGCCGATGGACGGGCTCCGTGAAACTTTAGAGTCAGGTGGAGTCGTGGCCTTGTTGGGCGAACGTGATCTTTCGCATCATGGTGTCAGCGTCGACTTTTTCGGTTCTAGAACAACCATGCCGGTGGGGGCGGTACGGCTTGCTCAAGAAACGGGGGCGGCCTTACACGGCGTTCACTGCTGGTTTACCCCGGAGGGCTGGGGTCATAGCGTCGGTGAACCACTGAATACCGATAAGCCAATACCCGAGGTTGTTCAAGACCTCGCAAAAGTTTTTGAGAAAAATATTTCGGAGCATCCTGAGGATTGGCATATGCTCCAACGCATCTGGAATGAAGACTGA
- the ruvB gene encoding Holliday junction branch migration DNA helicase RuvB, whose translation MGNIEKTEFQLPDHKGGSQNRGGPAPTMGKDDEFASGIRPVDPTAQSDDADAELSLRPRSLDEFIGQSKVREQLELVLSGAKARRVVPDHILLAGPPGLGKTTMAMIIAQEMGTSLRMTSGPALEKTGDLAAMLSNLMEGDVLFIDEIHRMARPAEEMLYMAMEDFRIDVIVGKGPGATSIPLDLPPFTLVGATTRAGMLTGPLRDRFGFTAQMEFYSAADLTKVVTRAARLLDIDIKADAAKEIASRSRGTPRIANRLLRRVRDYADVHSGGVITVEAAKAALLVFDVDEKGLDRLDRAVLDALVRGHGGGPVGVSTLALAVGEEPTTVEEVCEPYLIRAGMIARTPRGRVATAEAWKHQGLEPPEGTIGAFF comes from the coding sequence ATGGGCAACATCGAAAAAACTGAGTTCCAACTACCCGATCACAAAGGTGGTTCCCAGAATCGGGGCGGGCCGGCGCCCACGATGGGAAAAGATGACGAATTTGCGTCCGGAATTCGTCCTGTTGATCCGACCGCGCAGAGCGACGATGCAGATGCCGAATTGTCGCTGCGCCCGCGTAGCTTGGATGAGTTCATTGGGCAGTCCAAGGTTCGCGAACAATTAGAGTTGGTCCTCTCTGGGGCCAAGGCCCGTCGAGTTGTTCCTGATCACATTCTCTTGGCCGGTCCGCCGGGGTTGGGCAAGACGACTATGGCGATGATTATTGCCCAGGAGATGGGTACGTCATTGCGGATGACCTCGGGCCCTGCGCTGGAAAAGACCGGTGATCTCGCCGCCATGTTGTCGAATCTGATGGAGGGGGATGTCCTCTTTATCGACGAAATTCACCGGATGGCGCGTCCGGCGGAAGAAATGCTGTACATGGCGATGGAGGATTTCCGCATCGACGTCATTGTCGGAAAAGGCCCGGGTGCAACGAGCATCCCCTTGGATTTACCCCCCTTCACCTTGGTAGGGGCGACCACCCGAGCGGGAATGTTGACGGGGCCGCTGCGTGACCGTTTCGGATTCACCGCTCAGATGGAGTTTTACTCGGCGGCTGACCTCACGAAAGTTGTGACGCGTGCGGCGCGTCTGCTCGATATCGATATCAAGGCCGACGCTGCCAAGGAAATTGCGTCGCGGAGTCGAGGCACGCCCCGTATTGCTAACCGCTTGCTGCGACGGGTGAGGGACTACGCCGACGTCCACTCTGGGGGCGTGATCACAGTAGAAGCAGCAAAAGCTGCGCTCTTAGTGTTCGACGTCGACGAGAAGGGCCTCGACCGTCTCGACCGTGCTGTTCTCGATGCGCTCGTCCGGGGACATGGGGGCGGACCTGTTGGCGTGTCGACGTTGGCTCTCGCCGTGGGGGAAGAGCCCACCACGGTCGAGGAGGTGTGCGAACCGTACTTGATTAGGGCTGGGATGATTGCTCGTACTCCGCGCGGCCGTGTCGCCACAGCCGAAGCGTGGAAACATCAGGGGCTGGAGCCACCAGAGGGGACAATTGGTGCCTTTTTCTAA
- the ruvC gene encoding crossover junction endodeoxyribonuclease RuvC: MGVDPGLTRCGISTVQAGRGRSVLPVAVGVIRTDASDDLSTRLLDISVKIDEWMDEYHPDMLAIERVFERGVVSTVMHTAHAVGVIIVCAARRDIPVYMYTPSEVKKAVSGNGRANKKQVTAMVTRVLGLAEPPRPADAADALALAICHCWRAPMLGLSGGQNPGWSASRHK, from the coding sequence ATGGGGGTTGACCCCGGTTTAACCCGGTGCGGAATATCCACGGTTCAAGCTGGGCGGGGGCGCTCCGTCCTACCTGTCGCAGTGGGAGTCATTCGAACAGACGCATCCGACGATCTTTCCACCCGTCTTCTCGACATTTCCGTGAAGATTGATGAGTGGATGGATGAGTATCATCCGGATATGCTGGCAATCGAACGTGTATTTGAACGTGGTGTAGTCTCTACTGTCATGCACACTGCCCATGCGGTGGGTGTGATTATTGTTTGTGCAGCGCGGAGAGATATTCCGGTTTATATGTACACGCCCAGTGAAGTGAAAAAAGCTGTGTCGGGGAACGGACGTGCAAATAAAAAGCAAGTCACCGCGATGGTTACGCGGGTGTTGGGCTTGGCTGAACCACCACGTCCCGCCGATGCGGCCGATGCTCTGGCGCTTGCTATTTGCCATTGCTGGCGTGCTCCCATGTTGGGGCTATCTGGCGGGCAGAATCCGGGCTGGAGCGCTTCACGGCATAAGTGA
- the pdxT gene encoding pyridoxal 5'-phosphate synthase glutaminase subunit PdxT encodes MDSSNEERTPLIGILAVQGGVIEHQRTLERLGVRSRLVRRPAHLDGIDGLILPGGESTTMSKLLELGGLLEPLTAKIHNGTPTFGTCAGMILLASEVKGTRPDAHCVSALDITVRRNAFGRQVDSFETDLDFKGISQPVHAVFIRAPWVESVGDDTEVLARVPADDDKGAIVAVRSGHGRGNVLATSFHPEVTDDHRVHDYFVSMVEESMA; translated from the coding sequence GTGGATAGTAGTAACGAAGAGAGAACCCCACTTATCGGGATTCTCGCTGTACAGGGCGGTGTCATCGAACACCAGCGCACTTTAGAGCGCCTCGGGGTTCGGTCCCGTCTGGTACGCCGTCCTGCTCATCTCGACGGGATTGATGGGTTAATTCTTCCTGGGGGAGAGTCGACGACCATGTCGAAGCTCCTCGAGCTGGGGGGATTGCTCGAACCCCTGACGGCAAAGATTCACAATGGGACGCCGACGTTCGGCACGTGCGCCGGTATGATTTTGCTGGCTAGCGAGGTTAAGGGGACACGTCCCGATGCTCACTGCGTATCCGCGCTAGACATCACGGTCCGACGGAACGCATTTGGTCGCCAGGTCGACTCCTTTGAAACGGATCTCGATTTTAAAGGGATTAGTCAACCTGTTCACGCCGTTTTTATTCGTGCACCGTGGGTCGAATCAGTCGGTGACGACACCGAGGTTCTTGCTCGTGTACCTGCCGACGACGACAAGGGCGCTATTGTTGCAGTTCGCTCCGGTCACGGTAGGGGAAACGTACTTGCCACGTCGTTCCATCCCGAGGTGACCGATGACCACCGTGTCCACGACTATTTCGTGTCGATGGTCGAGGAATCGATGGCGTAA
- the pgsA gene encoding phosphatidylinositol phosphate synthase, producing MLGVHGRKPAAVVIEPIARSLVKAGISPNTVTVVGTLGACVAALTLIPTGHLFAAAIIIGLLTAVDMVDGTMARIRGGGTTFGATLDASCDRITDGAVFAAIVWWVVSAQQGERHQMIAALIVLVTSQVISYVKARAEAGGLDIVGGLVERPERLIIGLVGLGLEGLGVPHVLSVALWILAIGSIFTVIQRMVMAGKSPHANDKISAPHGAKEFPTK from the coding sequence ATGCTTGGCGTTCATGGCCGAAAACCGGCTGCAGTTGTCATCGAACCGATTGCCCGATCACTGGTTAAGGCGGGAATTTCCCCCAACACAGTGACCGTCGTCGGCACTCTCGGTGCATGTGTAGCAGCGTTAACCCTGATCCCTACCGGTCATCTCTTTGCCGCCGCAATAATTATCGGGCTTTTAACAGCTGTAGATATGGTCGACGGCACCATGGCCCGTATACGTGGCGGGGGAACGACGTTCGGAGCGACGCTGGATGCTAGCTGCGACAGGATTACCGACGGTGCTGTGTTCGCTGCTATCGTCTGGTGGGTTGTCTCCGCTCAGCAGGGAGAACGTCACCAAATGATCGCGGCGTTGATTGTGTTGGTCACCAGCCAGGTCATTTCTTATGTCAAAGCTCGGGCAGAGGCGGGCGGTCTCGACATCGTCGGGGGATTGGTGGAACGCCCTGAACGGCTGATCATCGGTTTGGTCGGCTTAGGCCTTGAAGGCTTGGGGGTGCCGCATGTGTTAAGTGTTGCGCTCTGGATTCTTGCAATAGGCTCCATTTTCACGGTGATCCAGCGCATGGTCATGGCCGGCAAATCTCCGCATGCGAATGATAAAATCTCCGCGCCCCATGGGGCCAAAGAATTCCCCACGAAGTAA
- a CDS encoding glycosyltransferase family 4 protein: MRIGMVCPYSMDDPGGVQVHAIELSEQLIRRGHTVSLLAPASLKTHVPDFVVRAGRSIPIPYNGSVARLSFTASAFHAVRRWLNNHEFDLVHIHEPNAPSVSMIALKMAKIPVVATYHASADRSRVLETFIPVLTPMLERVRAGIAVSEMARRWQVEQLGGDPILIPNGVDTKFFSSADPQSGADDAISRLDPDRPRIIFLGRFDEPRKGLDVLIEAMPRISRAIPGIEVVVVGTGDAKALSRRVAHVRDSITILGRLSNSDKARAFKASDVYVAPHLGGESFGIVLVEAMAAGAAVVASDIPAFRAVCDDGDAGWLFPPGDTDALVAAVTELFSDKGKRQELAHKGFERSQRFDWSHVTTEVERVYETVLGPQGERNFSS; encoded by the coding sequence GTGCGAATCGGGATGGTGTGTCCGTATTCCATGGACGACCCTGGCGGTGTTCAAGTTCATGCAATTGAGCTGTCGGAACAGTTAATCCGGCGCGGTCACACCGTAAGCCTGCTGGCCCCAGCGTCGCTGAAGACGCATGTCCCGGATTTCGTCGTCCGGGCCGGACGTTCCATTCCCATCCCGTATAACGGATCGGTTGCCCGCCTGAGTTTCACAGCGTCGGCATTTCATGCTGTCCGTAGGTGGTTGAATAATCACGAGTTCGACCTCGTCCACATACATGAGCCGAACGCCCCAAGCGTGTCCATGATTGCGCTGAAAATGGCGAAGATTCCTGTGGTGGCGACGTATCATGCATCAGCTGATCGGTCTCGTGTGTTGGAAACGTTTATTCCGGTTCTCACGCCGATGCTTGAGCGTGTTCGTGCAGGGATCGCGGTCTCGGAGATGGCCCGCCGGTGGCAAGTGGAACAGCTGGGGGGAGATCCCATTCTCATCCCCAACGGCGTCGACACAAAGTTTTTTTCATCTGCGGATCCGCAATCAGGAGCCGACGATGCTATTTCTCGCCTCGATCCAGACCGCCCGCGAATTATCTTCTTGGGCCGCTTTGATGAACCACGTAAAGGGCTCGATGTGCTGATCGAAGCGATGCCACGGATTTCACGAGCAATTCCAGGTATCGAAGTCGTTGTCGTGGGGACTGGTGATGCCAAGGCTTTGTCGCGGCGCGTAGCCCATGTCCGGGACTCGATCACCATTCTTGGCCGGTTGTCTAATAGCGACAAGGCTCGAGCCTTTAAAGCATCGGACGTCTATGTGGCACCTCATCTCGGTGGGGAGAGTTTTGGGATCGTCCTCGTCGAAGCGATGGCTGCCGGCGCGGCGGTCGTCGCTAGTGATATTCCGGCATTTCGTGCTGTGTGCGATGATGGCGACGCTGGTTGGCTATTTCCTCCTGGGGATACGGATGCTTTGGTGGCGGCTGTCACCGAGTTGTTTTCGGACAAAGGCAAGCGGCAAGAACTCGCGCATAAGGGCTTTGAGCGGTCCCAACGGTTTGATTGGAGCCACGTTACGACAGAAGTCGAGAGGGTATATGAAACCGTGCTGGGTCCTCAGGGGGAAAGGAACTTTTCGTCGTGA
- a CDS encoding YebC/PmpR family DNA-binding transcriptional regulator gives MSGHSKWATTKHKKAANDAKRGKEFAKLIKNIEVAARTGGGDPSANPTLDDMIKKAKKASVPNDNIERARKRGSGEEAGGADWETVTYEGYGNGGVAILIECLTDNRNRAATDVRTAMNKNGGNMADAGSVAYMFNRKGVVQLPKEGNTEDDILMAVLDAGAEEVNDLGQNFEVVSAAGDLSAVRDALKEAGLEYDSAEPDYRADVKVQLDASGARKIFHLIDALEDSDDVQNVYTNMDLSDEVLAELDN, from the coding sequence ATGAGTGGGCACTCTAAATGGGCAACGACGAAGCACAAGAAAGCTGCGAACGATGCCAAGCGTGGTAAAGAATTTGCCAAGCTGATTAAGAACATTGAGGTAGCTGCTCGCACCGGCGGCGGTGACCCCTCAGCGAATCCGACGCTGGATGACATGATTAAAAAGGCCAAAAAGGCGTCGGTTCCCAATGACAATATCGAGCGAGCCCGCAAGCGCGGTTCTGGCGAGGAAGCCGGTGGCGCGGACTGGGAGACCGTTACGTATGAAGGCTATGGCAACGGCGGGGTAGCGATCCTCATCGAGTGCTTGACCGATAACCGCAACCGTGCTGCGACCGACGTTCGTACCGCGATGAATAAGAACGGCGGCAATATGGCGGACGCAGGTTCCGTCGCCTACATGTTCAACCGTAAAGGTGTCGTTCAGTTGCCGAAAGAAGGCAATACCGAGGATGACATCCTGATGGCCGTCCTGGATGCTGGCGCTGAAGAAGTTAATGACCTCGGCCAGAACTTCGAGGTCGTGTCCGCGGCCGGGGATCTCTCTGCCGTTCGCGACGCATTGAAGGAAGCCGGGCTGGAGTACGATTCTGCAGAGCCGGACTACCGAGCAGACGTTAAGGTTCAGCTTGACGCGTCTGGAGCTCGGAAGATCTTCCACCTGATAGATGCACTGGAAGATTCGGACGATGTCCAGAACGTCTACACCAATATGGATCTTTCCGACGAGGTTCTGGCTGAACTCGATAACTAA
- the pdxS gene encoding pyridoxal 5'-phosphate synthase lyase subunit PdxS: protein MSNNANQNGRHATDNPRGAAHSSSNETTHGTARVKRGLAEMLKGGVIMDVVTPEQAKIAEDAGATAVMALERVPADIRAEGGVSRMSDPDMIEGIINAVSIPVMAKARIGHFVEAQVLQSLGVDFIDESEVLTPADYSNHIDKFDFTVPFVCGATNLGEALRRINEGAAMIRSKGEAGTGDVSNAVTHMRTIRASINKLKSMAPDELYVAAKELQAPYELVREVAERGSLPVVLFTAGGIATPADAAMMMQLGAEGVFVGSGIFKSGDPEHRARAIVQATQNYDDPETIVNVSRGLGEAMVGINVDEIPKPHRLAERGW, encoded by the coding sequence ATGAGCAATAATGCAAATCAAAACGGACGGCATGCTACGGACAATCCACGCGGGGCTGCCCATTCCTCCTCGAATGAGACAACCCACGGGACTGCACGAGTAAAGCGCGGCCTGGCGGAGATGTTAAAAGGCGGCGTCATTATGGACGTCGTCACCCCTGAGCAGGCCAAGATCGCTGAGGACGCCGGCGCGACAGCCGTGATGGCGTTGGAACGCGTCCCAGCTGATATTCGTGCTGAGGGCGGAGTGTCACGCATGTCGGACCCCGACATGATCGAAGGCATTATTAACGCTGTGTCTATCCCGGTTATGGCGAAGGCTCGCATTGGTCATTTCGTTGAGGCGCAGGTTTTGCAGTCGCTGGGCGTCGACTTTATTGACGAATCCGAGGTGCTGACGCCAGCCGATTATTCCAACCACATTGATAAATTCGACTTCACGGTGCCATTTGTCTGTGGAGCGACCAACCTCGGCGAAGCACTTCGACGGATCAATGAGGGCGCTGCCATGATTCGTTCCAAGGGCGAAGCGGGAACTGGCGACGTGTCCAACGCCGTGACCCACATGCGGACCATCCGCGCTTCTATTAATAAATTGAAGTCGATGGCGCCTGATGAGCTGTATGTCGCCGCGAAGGAGCTCCAAGCTCCGTATGAGTTGGTGCGTGAGGTAGCCGAGCGTGGATCTCTCCCGGTTGTGCTGTTCACAGCTGGCGGTATTGCTACTCCGGCCGATGCAGCGATGATGATGCAATTAGGTGCTGAGGGTGTGTTCGTCGGTTCGGGCATCTTTAAGTCTGGTGACCCGGAGCATCGTGCGCGCGCCATCGTTCAGGCGACGCAGAATTACGATGACCCCGAGACGATCGTCAATGTTTCGCGTGGCTTGGGTGAAGCGATGGTGGGCATCAATGTCGACGAGATCCCGAAGCCGCACCGTTTAGCAGAGCGTGGTTGGTAA
- the ruvA gene encoding Holliday junction branch migration protein RuvA, with protein MIDSLHGEVLHVGLNYVVIECSGVGYRATASPSLLGTLRKGEDARILVTMNVRDDGIDLYAFESDEARQMFAMLRKVSGVGPTSAMAICSIFKPDEFARIITDEDDAELRNVKGIGKRTAERIIVDLKSKVAVFDSGDSASEPQSGVGGNSEAEVDSGVVGTVTQALVELGFPEKQAEKTATSAAAEGGSVSEILKRALRSMSSERN; from the coding sequence GTGATCGATTCATTGCATGGCGAGGTTCTTCATGTCGGTCTTAATTATGTCGTGATTGAATGTTCGGGCGTCGGTTATCGAGCAACTGCGTCGCCCTCATTGCTGGGGACGCTGCGCAAAGGGGAGGACGCTCGAATCCTTGTCACGATGAATGTTCGCGACGATGGGATTGACCTTTACGCTTTTGAATCCGACGAGGCCCGTCAGATGTTTGCGATGCTCCGTAAGGTTTCGGGGGTAGGACCGACATCCGCAATGGCGATTTGCTCTATTTTTAAGCCCGACGAATTCGCTCGAATAATTACCGACGAGGATGACGCTGAACTAAGAAATGTCAAGGGCATAGGTAAAAGAACAGCGGAGAGAATCATCGTCGACTTAAAGTCGAAGGTAGCTGTATTCGATTCTGGAGATTCGGCTAGCGAACCGCAATCGGGAGTGGGCGGAAATTCGGAGGCCGAGGTAGACAGTGGCGTTGTGGGTACGGTTACTCAAGCTCTTGTCGAACTAGGTTTTCCGGAAAAACAGGCCGAAAAGACTGCCACGTCCGCTGCGGCTGAGGGAGGATCTGTGTCGGAGATTCTGAAGCGCGCCTTGCGATCGATGTCATCCGAGAGGAACTAA